A window of Bacteroidota bacterium contains these coding sequences:
- a CDS encoding DUF4197 domain-containing protein, translated as MTKILFFIAAVFFLSTVAPAQDINKTLNDAQKNAQKEIDKYTKKKKKNKALSNDEVIRGLKEALNVGTNNSTASTSKMDGFYKNPLVFIPFPPEAEKVRNTVVNLGMQKQVDEFVMTLNRAAEEASKEAAPVFMDAIKAMTIQDGFGILKGADNAATKYLQDKTTPELTTKFSPIIKRAIDKVEVTKYWNPLITTYNKIPGVEKQNPNLEQYVTLRAMEGLFKLIAGEEKKIRTDPIARINDILKKVFGYK; from the coding sequence ATGACAAAGATTTTATTTTTCATTGCAGCGGTTTTCTTCCTGTCTACTGTTGCTCCGGCTCAGGACATCAACAAAACACTTAATGACGCGCAAAAGAACGCGCAGAAAGAAATTGACAAATACACTAAAAAGAAAAAGAAAAACAAAGCGCTTTCAAATGATGAAGTCATCAGGGGTTTAAAAGAAGCGCTCAATGTAGGAACCAACAATTCCACCGCTTCCACATCAAAGATGGATGGGTTTTATAAAAATCCGCTCGTCTTCATTCCGTTTCCTCCGGAAGCGGAAAAAGTGCGGAACACGGTTGTGAATCTGGGCATGCAAAAGCAGGTGGATGAATTTGTCATGACGCTCAACCGGGCTGCCGAAGAAGCCAGCAAAGAAGCAGCGCCTGTTTTTATGGATGCCATAAAAGCAATGACCATTCAGGACGGTTTTGGAATATTGAAAGGGGCTGACAATGCTGCCACAAAATATCTTCAGGATAAAACCACTCCTGAGCTGACTACAAAATTTTCTCCCATCATCAAAAGAGCCATTGATAAAGTGGAAGTGACTAAATACTGGAATCCTCTGATTACTACCTACAACAAAATACCTGGTGTTGAAAAGCAGAATCCTAATCTTGAGCAGTATGTAACATTAAGAGCAATGGAAGGGCTTTTCAAGTTAATTGCCGGAGAGGAAAAAAAGATTCGCACCGACCCTATAGCGCGAATCAATGATATTTTGAAAAAAGTTTTCGGATACAAGTAA
- a CDS encoding universal stress protein — translation MAKSIKNEILVPIDFSEQSLIALGQSYNLAREYKAEILLLYVMEDGGFLKIATSKQLNSMKKDVQKRLDKLAEETAKKSKVHVDTMIAKGKTYEKIIEVADMTDALMIIMGCNSKKKLQKLFIGSNALRVVREATCPVITIKGKAHREGCKNIVLPLDLTKETRDKVRQAIEFANLGTFKAAIRVVSVLQSTDEFIVNKLTRQLEQVKSFIQKQGVECSAEIIKTVKGEDSLAQCIIDYAHKVEGDLLIIMTQQETNFTRMFIGSTAQEVVNNSDIPVLSIIPQMRKYKMAHQVVRN, via the coding sequence ATGGCAAAGTCAATCAAAAATGAGATACTGGTTCCGATAGATTTCTCGGAACAATCTTTAATCGCACTGGGTCAGTCCTATAATCTCGCACGAGAATACAAAGCTGAAATTCTTCTTTTATATGTTATGGAAGATGGCGGTTTTCTGAAAATTGCAACTTCAAAACAGTTGAACAGCATGAAAAAAGATGTTCAGAAAAGATTAGACAAACTTGCTGAAGAAACAGCAAAGAAAAGCAAGGTTCATGTTGATACAATGATTGCGAAAGGAAAAACTTATGAAAAAATAATAGAAGTAGCCGATATGACGGATGCCCTGATGATTATCATGGGATGCAACAGCAAGAAAAAACTTCAGAAACTTTTCATCGGGTCAAATGCACTGCGTGTTGTTCGCGAGGCAACGTGCCCTGTAATTACCATCAAAGGCAAGGCGCACCGCGAAGGGTGCAAAAATATTGTTCTGCCGCTTGATTTAACAAAAGAGACCCGCGATAAAGTCCGACAGGCAATTGAGTTTGCCAATCTGGGAACTTTTAAAGCTGCCATTCGTGTTGTGTCAGTTCTTCAGAGCACGGATGAATTTATTGTAAACAAACTTACACGGCAACTTGAACAGGTAAAAAGTTTTATTCAGAAGCAGGGGGTTGAATGCTCTGCAGAGATTATCAAAACCGTGAAAGGCGAAGATTCGCTGGCGCAGTGCATCATTGATTATGCCCACAAAGTGGAGGGAGATCTCCTCATCATCATGACACAGCAGGAAACTAATTTCACACGCATGTTCATTGGCTCAACTGCCCAGGAAGTTGTGAATAATTCCGACATTCCTGTTCTTAGCATTATTCCTCAGATGCGCAAATACAAAATGGCTCATCAGGTTGTAAGGAACTAG
- a CDS encoding nucleoside phosphorylase — protein sequence MIVGDQGRVKMVSDQFDFVEHKVQNREFVTHTGTYNGKRISVISTGIGTDNIDIFMNEVDALANIDLKTRTVKKKQSSFNIVRIGTSGALQKDIEVDSFVASEYGMGLDGLLHYYDAKKVDEEKISFSFAKHAKWDRKLSFPYTVKASEKLLGRIGEGMKKGITATAPGFFAPQGRELRLIPSVKNLERKLSSFRYKNDRIVNFEMETSALFGLSKLLGHNACTVCVIVGNRISRKFSEDYHPAMESLIKTVLRRLTS from the coding sequence ATGATTGTTGGCGATCAGGGAAGGGTGAAAATGGTGTCGGACCAGTTTGATTTTGTTGAGCATAAGGTTCAGAATCGGGAATTTGTTACGCATACGGGAACTTATAATGGTAAAAGAATCAGCGTTATTTCAACGGGAATTGGGACTGACAACATTGATATTTTTATGAACGAAGTTGATGCGCTTGCAAACATTGATTTAAAAACAAGAACCGTTAAGAAGAAGCAATCCTCGTTCAACATTGTGCGCATTGGCACTTCAGGAGCTTTGCAAAAAGATATCGAAGTGGATTCTTTCGTAGCTTCAGAATATGGAATGGGTTTGGATGGGTTGCTTCATTATTATGATGCGAAGAAAGTGGATGAAGAAAAAATTTCTTTTTCATTTGCCAAACATGCAAAGTGGGACAGGAAACTTTCATTTCCTTACACAGTTAAAGCATCGGAAAAACTTTTAGGAAGAATTGGTGAGGGAATGAAAAAAGGAATCACGGCAACCGCTCCTGGTTTTTTTGCTCCTCAGGGAAGAGAACTCAGACTCATCCCTTCAGTCAAAAACCTTGAACGCAAACTTTCTTCCTTCCGATATAAAAATGACCGCATTGTAAATTTTGAAATGGAAACATCTGCTTTGTTTGGTTTGTCAAAACTTCTCGGGCATAATGCCTGCACAGTATGCGTGATTGTGGGCAACCGCATCTCAAGAAAGTTCTCTGAAGATTACCATCCTGCCATGGAATCTCTTATTAAAACTGTTTTGCGGAGATTAACTTCTTAG